A genomic region of Kluyveromyces marxianus DMKU3-1042 DNA, complete genome, chromosome 5 contains the following coding sequences:
- the SAC3 gene encoding Sac3p, producing MLGSMFAPSVPSSQTPFSGHEGHEKANKHTEKRKFKKSVVKSSSRATQPISNGTTLSKKGKKMVPILDAAVNKEIGTLFGGDPSRYGFQPPSKPIERELPRYLIRQAPILKPIPIVQDEWDRKNQEKMLELESSISDVTTLWETLKKMRDTERQVMEEKGLVDKADQAKDLTEAITFQGTCQDMCPIFERARRSVENNVVRYEKANPNDKKVDRYRALKVFARPAAAAAPPLPSDVRPPHVLVKTLDYIVENIVPLLPDSESFLWDRMRSIRQDFTYQNYSGPEAIDCNERIVRIHLLILHQMAKTDIDFSAQQELEQLHKAIITLCEIYDEVRDQGGQCPNEAEFRAYALLSKIREPEYDKMAQDLPADVFNNDLIQLAITFRRILMNSNHIERGVVVTENCMNLYDRFFQLIQSDKVPFFMASFLEIYLNEIRFYGFKSLSLAVTKKGGNLPYQYFMEHFLFRDDLDLETFCKYYSIDFADGKITLKSLTSTSHLLPETKPLKKNWLHCVEQKLQNSNTSELINNRKENTDTISSGRGTVLDNVTTVELSKNYDNYKDISNNNIFEQKNEAENYQAFGFMNGNQDTRNFQLPADQNSKPVFGIQSPMDIIQNNGKLNQPKLLNSTPSFTPSQPNTTGTTLSKQEELANKLKEQKEKLRRQKVLEEEQLLAREQEIQRKKHENDIKKQKEIEERRTQALEKKQERVEKLSKELLANILKERVSNTVKTVLQQQKKREVQIDNLCKSLFKSFIHERLYFIFLEVRAEKFRNKHLYQHSMSKWKAKFERRRKENELKRKKQEEALRLSKELGIGRRIPSLRSSSKRERISANNTMHETSSFINSNTTNYSTPLYIEENHFTTPVRNNSDIWMPLDLKKTYFEKVATKLDNVLERGDLDSKVTLDIVLYSKSWDCLSGVWLLSKFHLAETVSHKIENSSLCTNFLKLDNEYKANEFSNVNLVIFNTGVTDSDIFDLDMKLQKDGERLIELICGVAFNTSYRFKLLVIYWESIENPKSVLEIKHQLKINKVLKRFGDIIYDTEIVKIMGPNPESFLKQGLSNAANDFEFKLSDRGVYMETRKRRTLAGCGNDSHDTTSTKENSASIDERMQSMLKQEQNKAMQNINKKTAYSHLKNHVMASPRSRYKKLPVLLSDSHKPKYKTPVPLQGSRTSSITATEDSNPSHLVKKVRTTSTIPLPPHPVSGTFGTPSQPRNLLNHTSVLTTPQLTCIGPQNATAPSMSSAELTTSNAANISTQSDFATPAGIINPVHVHQQRNAQKDWSHASISVQGPTKSSLQDISSHETPTSGNVPPSIRELQSIIAVVKKKLQDRR from the coding sequence ATGCTCGGCTCAATGTTTGCACCATCGGTGCCATCGTCACAAACACCTTTTTCCGGCCATGAAGGTCATGAAAAGGCGAATAAACACACAGAGAAGCgaaagttcaagaaatctGTGGTAAAGTCGAGTAGCAGAGCAACTCAACCCATTAGTAACGGTACGACGCTATCAAAAAAGGGTAAAAAAATGGTTCCTATTTTGGATGCAGCAgtgaacaaagaaatagGTACTTTGTTTGGTGGGGATCCTTCACGGTATGGGTTTCAACCTCCATCCAAACCCATTGAAAGAGAGCTGCCGAGATATCTCATTAGACAAGCTCCAATCTTGAAACCAATACCAATTGTCCAAGACGAATGGGATAGAAAGAATCAGGAGAAGATGCTTGAGCTTGAGAGTTCTATATCTGATGTTACCACTCTTTGGgagactttgaagaaaatgagagATACAGAGAGACAAGTTATGGAAGAAAAGGGTCTTGTAGATAAAGCTGACCAAGCAAAGGATTTGACGGAAGCTATAACATTTCAGGGTACGTGTCAGGATATGTGTCCTATATTCGAGAGAGCTAGAAGAAGTGTAGAGAATAATGTGGTGCGGTACGAAAAAGCTAATCCTAACGATAAAAAGGTTGATAGATATAGGGCATTAAAAGTTTTTGCTAgaccagcagcagcggcagcTCCTCCACTACCTTCTGATGTAAGACCTCCACATGTTTTAGTTAAAACGTTGGATTACATTGTGGAAAACATTGTGCCACTCTTACCGGACTCAGAGTCATTTCTTTGGGACAGAATGAGATCGATCAGACAAGATTTCACTTATCAGAACTACTCTGGACCAGAAGCTATTGATTGTAATGAAAGAATTGTTCGAATCCATTTATTAATTCTTCACCAAATGGCCAAAACTGATATTGATTTTAGTGCTCAACAAGAGCTCGAACAATTACATAAAGCTATCATTACACTCTGTGAAATTTATGACGAAGTAAGAGATCAAGGTGGACAATGTCCAAATGAAGCCGAATTTAGAGCATACGCGTTATTGAGTAAAATAAGAGAACCCGAATATGATAAGATGGCACAGGATTTGCCTGCTGACGTTTTCAACAATGACCTCATACAACTTGCTATCACCTTCCGAAGAATTCTAATGAACTCCAACCATATAGAAAGAGGTGTTGTAGTAACGGAAAATTGTATGAATTTATATGATAGATTTTTTCAATTGATACAATCCGATAAGGTTCCATTTTTCATGGCAtcttttttggaaatatacTTAAATGAAATTCGTTTCTATGGATTCAAATCCCTTTCCTTGGCTGTTACAAAAAAAGGTGGAAATCTTCCTTACCAGTATTTTATGGAACACTTTCTATTTCGTGATGATTTGGACTTAGAGACCTTTTGCAAGTATTACTCTATAGATTTTGCGGATGGAAAAATCACATTAAAAAGTTTAACTTCTACTTCACATTTATtaccagaaacaaaacctttgaaaaaaaattggcTTCATTGCGTTGAACAAAAGCTTCAGAACTCCAACACTTCAGAACTAATTAATAAtaggaaagaaaacacagATACTATATCATCTGGAAGGGGTACTGTATTGGATAATGTTACTACGGTCGaactttccaaaaattATGATAACTATAAAGACATATCAAACAATAATATCTtcgaacaaaaaaatgaagcTGAAAACTACCAGGCGTTTGGCTTCATGAACGGTAACCAAGATACCAGAAACTTTCAATTACCAGCGGATCAGAATAGCAAACCTGTTTTTGGAATTCAGTCCCCAATGGATATTATACAGAATAATGGTAAATTAAACCAACCAAAACTTTTAAATTCAACTCCTAGTTTTACACCATCGCAACCGAATACCACCGGAACAACGCTCTCAAAGCAAGAAGAGTTGGCTAATAAActcaaagaacaaaaggaaaaattGAGAAGGCAAAAGgtgttggaagaagaacaacttCTAGCAAGGGAACAAGAAATTCAGAGGAAGAAGCatgaaaatgatataaagaaacaaaaggaaattgAAGAACGGAGGACGCAAGcacttgaaaagaagcaagaaaGGGTAGAAAAACTTTCCAAAGAGTTACTTGCtaatattttgaaggagCGTGTTAGTAACACTGTCAAAACGgtacttcaacaacagaaaaagagagaagtGCAAATAGACAATCTGTGCAAAAGCTTGTTTAAATCGTTTATCCACGAGAGACTctattttatatttcttgaagtaaGAGCAGAAAAATTTAGGAACAAGCATCTCTATCAACATAGTATGTCTAAGTGGAAAGCTAAATTCGAAAGACGAAGGAAGGAGAACGAattgaagaggaagaagcaagaagagGCTTTAAGGTTAAGCAAAGAACTAGGAAtaggaagaagaattccATCTTTGAGATCTTCGAGCAAAAGGGAAAGGATATCGGCAAATAATACAATGCACGAAACATCatctttcatcaattccAACACTACAAATTACAGCACACCCCTCTATATTGAGGAGAATCATTTCACAACACCGGTTAGGAACAACTCGGACATTTGGATGCCTTTAGACCTTAAAAAGACATACTTCGAGAAAGTTGCCACAAAACTAGACAATGTATTAGAAAGAGGTGATCTGGATAGTAAAGTAACTCTTGACATAGTGCTCTACTCAAAATCCTGGGATTGTCTTTCAGGCGTATGGCTACTAAGCAAATTTCATTTGGCAGAAACTGTATCAcataaaattgaaaattcGAGTCTCTGCACCAATTTTCTAAAGCTTGACAATGAGTATAAAGCTAATGAATTTAGCAATGTCAACCTAGTTATTTTCAACACGGGAGTTACAGATTCTGATATATTCGACCTTGACATGAAATTACAAAAAGATGGAGAAAGGTTGATTGAACTAATATGTGGTGTTGCATTTAATACAAGCTATAGATTCAAATTATTGGTTATATATTGGGAATCCATCGAGAATCCCAAAAGTGTGCTGGAAATCAAACAccaattgaaaataaataagGTCTTAAAAAGATTCGGAGatattatatatgataCTGAAATTGTTAAAATCATGGGTCCAAACCCAGAATCTTTTTTGAAACAAGGTCTATCAAACGCTGCTAATGACTTTGAATTTAAACTAAGTGACAGAGGTGTATACATGgagacaagaaaaagacgTACGTTAGCTGGCTGTGGAAATGACAGCCATGATACAACTtctacaaaagaaaactctGCAAGTATTGATGAAAGAATGCAATCAATGCTGAAACAAGAGCAAAATAAGGCTATgcaaaatatcaataagAAAACAGCCTATTCTCACTTGAAGAACCATGTTATGGCATCACCAAGATCACGGTACAAAAAACTACCAGTTCTTCTATCAGACTCTCATAAACCCAAGTACAAGACCCCTGTTCCGTTACAAGGTAGCAGAACGAGCTCCATAACTGCTACAGAAGATTCAAATCCTTCTCATCTAGTGAAGAAAGTGAGAACTACTTCTACTATACCGCTTCCGCCACACCCGGTCTCAGGGACTTTTGGTACTCCGAGCCAGCCTCGGAATTTATTGAACCATACATCTGTTCTTACTACCCCGCAATTAACCTGCATTGGTCCACAAAATGCTACTGCACCATCCATGAGTTCTGCAGAACTAACTACATCAAACGCTGCAAATATATCAACACAGTCAGACTTTGCAACTCCTGCTGGCATTATAAACCCTGTGCATGTACATCAGCAAAGAAACGCACAGAAAGATTGGTCACATGCATCTATTTCGGTCCAGGGTCCCACCAAGTCATCCTTACAAGACATTTCCTCACATGAAACTCCAACATCAGGAAATGTCCCTCCAAGTATCAGAGAATTACAAAGCATTATCGCTGtagtgaagaaaaaactCCAGGATCGTCGCTGA